A region from the Hippoglossus hippoglossus isolate fHipHip1 chromosome 18, fHipHip1.pri, whole genome shotgun sequence genome encodes:
- the LOC117751996 gene encoding oxysterol-binding protein 1-like isoform X2 — protein sequence MSEPKTPTPTPAGDTYKGWVFKWTNYIKGYQRRWFVLSNGLLSYYRTQAEMGHTCRGTINLATATITVDDACNFVISNGGAQTYHLKASCEVERQRWITALELAKAKAARMQAESDDSGDDFSHSSAPVAPGQGGGSQNSEVQSALRTLGSKVEDLSTCNDLISKHGSALQRSLSELDSLRLTGEAGDKIRQVTERATLFRITSNAMINACRDFLNLAQAHSKRWQKALQAEREQRVRLEETLEQLAKQHNHLERAFRGASQANASADNKGAAGPGKGEASDEDDDNEFFDAMEEAPEFITVPADPQFHKRSSSNISGFNSEMCPDDQSLNEEPLAINPESPSQELVPLKKRRTRIADKPNYSLNLWSIMKNCIGKELSKIPMPVNFNEPISMLQRLSEDLEYHELLDKAAKCQSSLEQMCYVAAFSVSSYSTTVYRTGKPFNPLLGETYELDRRRESGYRSLCEQVSHHPPAAAHHVISDRGWTLRQEITVASKFRGKYLSIMPLGTIHAIFEKGNHHYTWKKVTTTVHNIIVGKLWIDQSGEIDVVNHTTGDRCHLKFAPYSYFSRDVARKVTGVVMDKDGKAHYVLSGTWDEKMEFSRVMQSSRGGENGTEGKQKTVYQTLKAREVWRRNPLPDGAETMYYFTALALTLNEPEEGMAPTDSRRRPDQRLMEEGRWEEANAEKQRLEEKQRSVRREREREAASQRTSSQSDESSPHDNYQALWFESCEDRITGEQIHLYKGGYWEAKDHGSWEGCPDIF from the exons ATGTCAGAGCCTAagacccccacccccaccccagcTGGTGACACTTACAAAGGATGGGTCTTCAAGTGGACAAATTACATCAAGGGTTATCAGCGGAGGTGGTTCGTCCTCAGCAATGGGCTGTTGTCATACTACAG GACCCAGGCAGAGATGGGCCACACATGTCGGGGCACAATCAACTTGGCCACAGCAACCATCACTGTGGACGACGCCTGCAACTTTGTCATCTCCAACGGAGGGGCGCAGACCTATCACCTGAAGGCCAGCTGTGAGGTGGAGCGTCAACGCTGGATCACTGCCCTCGAGTTGGCCAAAGCAAAGGCAGCTCGCATGCAGGCGGAGTCAG ATGACTCCGGGGATGACTTCTCACACTCATCTGCTCCAGTGGCACCTGGACAAGGTGGCGGCTCTCAGAATTCAGAGGTCCAGTCTGCTCTCAGAACACTCGGCAGCAAGGTGGAGGACCTCAGCACGTGCAATGACCTGATCTCAAAGCATGGCTCTGCCCTCCAGAG GTCTCTATCAGAGCTGGACAGTTTGCGTCTGACTGGAGAGGCTGGAGATAAGATTCGTCAGGTCACAGAAAGGGCCACGCTGTTCCGCATCACCTCTAATGCCATGATTAAT GCATGCCGAGACTTTCTGAATCTGGCTCAGGCTCACAGTAAGAGGTGGCAGAAGGCCCTGCAGGCAGAGCGGGAGCAGAGAGTGAGGCTGGAGGAGACTTTAGAGCAACTGGCCAAGCAGCACAATCACCTGGAGCGAGCGTTCAGAGGGGCGTCGCAGGCAAACGCCTCAGCAGATAATAAAG GTGCTGCCGGGCCGGGAAAAGGCGAGGCCAGTGACGAGGACGATGACAATGAATTCTTTGATGCTATGGAGGAGGCTCCGGAATTTATCACTGTACCTGCCGATCCACAATTTCACAA AAGGTCAAGCAGTAATATCAGCGGTTTCAACAGTGAAATGTGTCCTGATGATCAGTCG CTCAATGAGGAACCCCTTGCCATAAACCCGGAATCCCCTTCTCAGGAGCTGGTGCCCTTGAAGAAGAGGCGAACACGCATCGCGGACAAACCCAACTACTCCCTCAACCTGTGGAGCATCATGAAGAACTGCATCGGCAAAGAGTTGTCCAAGATCCCGATGCCT GTAAACTTCAACGAGCCCATCTCAATGCTGCAGCGGTTGTCGGAGGACCTTGAGTACCACGAGCTGCTCGACAAGGCCGCCAAGTGCCAGAGCTCCCTGGAGCAGATGTGCTACGTGGCTGCCTTCTCCGTGTCCTCCTACTCGACCACCGTCTACCGCACGGGCAAGCCCTTCAACCCCCTGCTGGGAGAGACGTACGAGCTGGACCGCCGGCGAGAGAGCGGCTACCGCTCGCTCTGTGAGCAG GTGAGCCACCaccctcctgcagcagcacatcatGTGATTTCTGACCGTGGCTGGACCCTGAGGCAGGAAATCACTGTTGCCAGCAAGTTCAGGGGCAAATATCTGTCAATCATGCCTTTAG GCACAATTCATGCAATCTTCGAAAAAGGCAACCATCACTACACATGGAAGAAAGTGACCACCACAGTGCACAACATCATTGTCGGAAAACTGTGGATCGATCAG TCTGGAGAGATAGACGTAGTGAATCACACCACTGGAGACCGCTGTCACCTGAAGTTTGCTCCTTACAGCTACTTCTCCAGAGATGTGGCCAGGAAG GTGACGGGCGTGGTGATGGACAAAGATGGCAAGGCTCACTACGTGCTGTCAGGGACGTGGGATGAGAAGATGGAGTTCTCCAGAGTGATGCAGAGCAGTCGAGGTGGAGAGAACGGAACAGAGGGCAAACAGAAGACAGTGTACCAGACACTTAAAGCCAGAGAGGTCTGGAGGAGAAATCCTTTACC TGATGGAGCAGAGACCATGTACTACTTCACCGCCCTGGCTCTGACCCTAAATGAGCCCGAGGAGGGCATGGCACCCACCGACAGCCGTCGCCGGCCTGACCAGCGCCTGATGGAGGAAGGTCGCTGGGAAGAGGCCAACGCCGAGAAGCAGcggctggaggagaagcagcgCAGCGTCCGgcgtgaaagagagagggaggccgCCAGCCAGCGCacctccagccaatcagatgaaA gCTCACCTCATGACAACTACCAGGCACTCTGGTTTGAGAGCTGTGAGGACCGGATCACAGGTGAGCAAATCCATCTATATAAGGGAGGCTACTGGGAAGCGAAGGACCACGGCAGCTGGGAGGGATGCCCAGACATATTTTGA
- the LOC117751996 gene encoding oxysterol-binding protein 1-like isoform X1: MSEPKTPTPTPAGDTYKGWVFKWTNYIKGYQRRWFVLSNGLLSYYRTQAEMGHTCRGTINLATATITVDDACNFVISNGGAQTYHLKASCEVERQRWITALELAKAKAARMQAESDDSGDDFSHSSAPVAPGQGGGSQNSEVQSALRTLGSKVEDLSTCNDLISKHGSALQRSLSELDSLRLTGEAGDKIRQVTERATLFRITSNAMINACRDFLNLAQAHSKRWQKALQAEREQRVRLEETLEQLAKQHNHLERAFRGASQANASADNKGAAGPGKGEASDEDDDNEFFDAMEEAPEFITVPADPQFHKRSSSNISGFNSEMCPDDQSLNEEPLAINPESPSQELVPLKKRRTRIADKPNYSLNLWSIMKNCIGKELSKIPMPVNFNEPISMLQRLSEDLEYHELLDKAAKCQSSLEQMCYVAAFSVSSYSTTVYRTGKPFNPLLGETYELDRRRESGYRSLCEQVSHHPPAAAHHVISDRGWTLRQEITVASKFRGKYLSIMPLGTIHAIFEKGNHHYTWKKVTTTVHNIIVGKLWIDQSGEIDVVNHTTGDRCHLKFAPYSYFSRDVARKVTGVVMDKDGKAHYVLSGTWDEKMEFSRVMQSSRGGENGTEGKQKTVYQTLKAREVWRRNPLPDGAETMYYFTALALTLNEPEEGMAPTDSRRRPDQRLMEEGRWEEANAEKQRLEEKQRSVRREREREAASQRTSSQSDETVDEDSLTDPSLKSSPHDNYQALWFESCEDRITGEQIHLYKGGYWEAKDHGSWEGCPDIF, from the exons ATGTCAGAGCCTAagacccccacccccaccccagcTGGTGACACTTACAAAGGATGGGTCTTCAAGTGGACAAATTACATCAAGGGTTATCAGCGGAGGTGGTTCGTCCTCAGCAATGGGCTGTTGTCATACTACAG GACCCAGGCAGAGATGGGCCACACATGTCGGGGCACAATCAACTTGGCCACAGCAACCATCACTGTGGACGACGCCTGCAACTTTGTCATCTCCAACGGAGGGGCGCAGACCTATCACCTGAAGGCCAGCTGTGAGGTGGAGCGTCAACGCTGGATCACTGCCCTCGAGTTGGCCAAAGCAAAGGCAGCTCGCATGCAGGCGGAGTCAG ATGACTCCGGGGATGACTTCTCACACTCATCTGCTCCAGTGGCACCTGGACAAGGTGGCGGCTCTCAGAATTCAGAGGTCCAGTCTGCTCTCAGAACACTCGGCAGCAAGGTGGAGGACCTCAGCACGTGCAATGACCTGATCTCAAAGCATGGCTCTGCCCTCCAGAG GTCTCTATCAGAGCTGGACAGTTTGCGTCTGACTGGAGAGGCTGGAGATAAGATTCGTCAGGTCACAGAAAGGGCCACGCTGTTCCGCATCACCTCTAATGCCATGATTAAT GCATGCCGAGACTTTCTGAATCTGGCTCAGGCTCACAGTAAGAGGTGGCAGAAGGCCCTGCAGGCAGAGCGGGAGCAGAGAGTGAGGCTGGAGGAGACTTTAGAGCAACTGGCCAAGCAGCACAATCACCTGGAGCGAGCGTTCAGAGGGGCGTCGCAGGCAAACGCCTCAGCAGATAATAAAG GTGCTGCCGGGCCGGGAAAAGGCGAGGCCAGTGACGAGGACGATGACAATGAATTCTTTGATGCTATGGAGGAGGCTCCGGAATTTATCACTGTACCTGCCGATCCACAATTTCACAA AAGGTCAAGCAGTAATATCAGCGGTTTCAACAGTGAAATGTGTCCTGATGATCAGTCG CTCAATGAGGAACCCCTTGCCATAAACCCGGAATCCCCTTCTCAGGAGCTGGTGCCCTTGAAGAAGAGGCGAACACGCATCGCGGACAAACCCAACTACTCCCTCAACCTGTGGAGCATCATGAAGAACTGCATCGGCAAAGAGTTGTCCAAGATCCCGATGCCT GTAAACTTCAACGAGCCCATCTCAATGCTGCAGCGGTTGTCGGAGGACCTTGAGTACCACGAGCTGCTCGACAAGGCCGCCAAGTGCCAGAGCTCCCTGGAGCAGATGTGCTACGTGGCTGCCTTCTCCGTGTCCTCCTACTCGACCACCGTCTACCGCACGGGCAAGCCCTTCAACCCCCTGCTGGGAGAGACGTACGAGCTGGACCGCCGGCGAGAGAGCGGCTACCGCTCGCTCTGTGAGCAG GTGAGCCACCaccctcctgcagcagcacatcatGTGATTTCTGACCGTGGCTGGACCCTGAGGCAGGAAATCACTGTTGCCAGCAAGTTCAGGGGCAAATATCTGTCAATCATGCCTTTAG GCACAATTCATGCAATCTTCGAAAAAGGCAACCATCACTACACATGGAAGAAAGTGACCACCACAGTGCACAACATCATTGTCGGAAAACTGTGGATCGATCAG TCTGGAGAGATAGACGTAGTGAATCACACCACTGGAGACCGCTGTCACCTGAAGTTTGCTCCTTACAGCTACTTCTCCAGAGATGTGGCCAGGAAG GTGACGGGCGTGGTGATGGACAAAGATGGCAAGGCTCACTACGTGCTGTCAGGGACGTGGGATGAGAAGATGGAGTTCTCCAGAGTGATGCAGAGCAGTCGAGGTGGAGAGAACGGAACAGAGGGCAAACAGAAGACAGTGTACCAGACACTTAAAGCCAGAGAGGTCTGGAGGAGAAATCCTTTACC TGATGGAGCAGAGACCATGTACTACTTCACCGCCCTGGCTCTGACCCTAAATGAGCCCGAGGAGGGCATGGCACCCACCGACAGCCGTCGCCGGCCTGACCAGCGCCTGATGGAGGAAGGTCGCTGGGAAGAGGCCAACGCCGAGAAGCAGcggctggaggagaagcagcgCAGCGTCCGgcgtgaaagagagagggaggccgCCAGCCAGCGCacctccagccaatcagatgaaA CTGTCGATGAGGATTCTCTTACTGATCCCTCCTTAAAAA gCTCACCTCATGACAACTACCAGGCACTCTGGTTTGAGAGCTGTGAGGACCGGATCACAGGTGAGCAAATCCATCTATATAAGGGAGGCTACTGGGAAGCGAAGGACCACGGCAGCTGGGAGGGATGCCCAGACATATTTTGA